One window from the genome of Leuconostoc suionicum encodes:
- a CDS encoding MFS transporter, protein MQRTEKKIVSNILKGSLGNLIEWFDWYVYASFSIYFAPSFFPSHDKTAALLSTAGVFAIGFLMRPLGSLVLGKYADQHGRRAALTLSVLIMAAGSLVIAVTPSYHVIGIAAPIILVLARLFQGLSLGGEYGTSATYLSEMASRGHRGFYASFQYVTLISGQLIALGVQIILQSILSEEMLTDWGWRIPFVIGSLGAIVVLFLRLSMEESDQFKAQKKNNNGSLRLLLKYPKSVMTVVGLTLGGTIAFYTYTTYLQKFMINSVGLPTQEVTLINFAALFIFMILQPIAGALSDKIGRKPLLFWFGIMGTIFTIPIFLTLQQVKTGMGAFLLMLAGLIIVTGYTSINAIVKAEMFPTEIRALGVGLPYGLTVAIFGGTVEYVALYLKKINHENLFFVYVTVVVFISLLVYWRMTDTKHTSKLDH, encoded by the coding sequence ATGCAACGTACAGAAAAGAAAATTGTCAGCAATATTTTAAAGGGATCTTTAGGTAACTTAATTGAGTGGTTCGATTGGTATGTTTATGCCTCGTTCTCTATCTATTTTGCCCCATCATTTTTCCCAAGCCATGACAAAACGGCTGCATTATTAAGTACGGCAGGAGTCTTTGCAATTGGATTTTTGATGAGACCTTTAGGAAGTCTAGTGTTAGGTAAATATGCGGATCAACATGGTCGCCGGGCCGCATTAACCTTATCAGTATTGATTATGGCTGCAGGATCGCTTGTAATTGCGGTAACACCTAGTTACCATGTAATAGGAATTGCTGCACCAATCATCTTGGTGCTGGCAAGGCTGTTCCAAGGGTTATCGTTGGGTGGAGAATATGGTACTTCAGCAACTTACCTTTCTGAAATGGCCAGCCGTGGGCATCGTGGCTTTTATGCCTCATTTCAATATGTGACATTAATCAGTGGACAGCTCATTGCCTTGGGTGTTCAAATTATTTTACAATCAATATTATCAGAAGAGATGTTGACTGACTGGGGTTGGCGTATTCCATTTGTTATTGGTTCTCTAGGAGCTATCGTGGTATTGTTCCTTCGTTTGAGCATGGAAGAATCTGACCAATTTAAGGCACAAAAGAAAAACAATAATGGTAGTCTACGACTCTTGTTAAAGTATCCAAAATCTGTCATGACGGTAGTTGGCTTAACACTTGGTGGAACAATCGCTTTCTACACGTATACAACTTATTTACAAAAGTTTATGATTAATTCTGTTGGGTTACCAACACAAGAAGTCACGCTAATCAACTTTGCAGCATTATTTATTTTTATGATTTTACAACCTATCGCTGGTGCATTATCGGATAAAATCGGTCGTAAACCATTATTGTTTTGGTTTGGTATTATGGGGACAATATTTACAATTCCTATTTTTCTCACTTTGCAACAAGTGAAAACGGGGATGGGGGCTTTCTTGCTCATGCTGGCTGGATTGATTATTGTTACAGGTTATACGTCAATTAATGCAATTGTTAAAGCTGAAATGTTTCCAACTGAAATTCGTGCGTTAGGTGTTGGATTGCCTTATGGCTTGACGGTCGCCATTTTTGGTGGCACGGTGGAATATGTTGCCCTGTACCTGAAAAAAATAAATCATGAAAATTTGTTTTTCGTCTATGTCACTGTGGTTGTGTTCATTAGTTTGCTAGTTTATTGGCGCATGACGGATACAAAGCATACATCTAAGCTTGATCACTAA
- a CDS encoding PucR family transcriptional regulator: MNVKELLANPVLAEYPILAGAEGLNREISQVGMIDAPDFDEYIAPGQLLLTTGFLFKEDWTLLRDLIIALDHHNAAGLGIKTNRHLSQLPRDIIILANKRRVPILMTPDDELMPQTIQNITDIILNTHTGELHQIVNINHQLSTMQTNNTYQHLLNLSAEILEAPLTLLDSHFRALYASTDLLPQRDFFTKFLREESGIDYLNLTQKVHVTFNNTIFEISPIFSALNENKAFVAIMSPNKTLSDFELLKREQVITALGFSNSRTDLLNETEFRNRSGFFLNIMQHGLSDDAIDNYLKNANIDSKNPYRVAVIDFTAKKTVIETHQFEILQALTRWFVNESNWSVLLFSYKQQLILLVDNKIDTRAFLKELYDFLTSQSKLEYDFTIGFSRVAEPIRALADLYEQANHALQLTSVAHPIMRFRPKSAQEMLNLLPKQESNAFVERILGPILDNPSLLKTLETYMFLHQNVTAVASDMFVHRNTINYRLKKISELLDVNLDMPDVLVDIQLAFLLLD, translated from the coding sequence ATGAATGTTAAAGAATTATTAGCTAACCCCGTATTAGCAGAATACCCAATTTTAGCAGGCGCCGAAGGGCTCAATCGTGAGATCAGTCAAGTGGGTATGATTGATGCACCAGATTTTGATGAATATATTGCTCCTGGTCAATTACTGCTCACTACTGGCTTTTTGTTCAAAGAAGATTGGACATTACTGCGAGACTTAATTATCGCGCTTGATCATCATAATGCTGCTGGCTTGGGCATTAAGACGAATCGGCATTTATCACAGTTGCCTCGTGATATTATTATATTAGCCAACAAACGTCGAGTGCCAATTCTCATGACCCCAGATGATGAATTGATGCCACAAACAATTCAAAATATTACTGATATTATTCTGAACACTCATACGGGCGAATTACATCAAATCGTTAATATTAACCATCAGCTATCAACAATGCAAACTAATAATACTTATCAACATCTGCTAAATCTGAGCGCGGAAATTTTAGAAGCACCACTAACCCTATTGGACTCACATTTTCGTGCCTTATATGCTAGTACTGATTTACTTCCGCAACGTGACTTTTTCACCAAATTTTTACGAGAAGAATCCGGGATTGATTATTTAAATTTAACTCAAAAAGTTCACGTTACCTTCAATAACACAATTTTTGAGATTTCTCCTATTTTTTCTGCTCTAAACGAAAATAAAGCCTTTGTAGCTATTATGAGTCCAAATAAGACATTATCAGATTTTGAACTTTTAAAACGCGAACAGGTAATTACTGCATTGGGATTTTCAAATTCGAGAACCGATTTGTTAAATGAAACTGAGTTTCGCAACCGTTCTGGTTTCTTTTTGAACATCATGCAACATGGACTAAGTGATGATGCAATTGACAATTATCTAAAGAACGCAAACATTGATTCTAAGAATCCCTATCGCGTAGCGGTTATTGATTTTACAGCGAAAAAAACAGTAATTGAAACACATCAATTTGAAATATTACAAGCACTGACACGCTGGTTTGTTAACGAGTCAAACTGGTCTGTGCTGCTATTTTCCTATAAACAGCAACTAATTTTGTTAGTTGACAATAAAATTGATACACGCGCATTTCTCAAAGAATTATACGATTTTCTAACATCACAATCAAAGTTAGAATATGATTTTACTATTGGCTTTTCTCGAGTCGCAGAGCCCATTCGTGCATTAGCAGATCTTTATGAGCAAGCTAACCATGCACTTCAATTGACATCAGTAGCACATCCAATTATGCGGTTTAGACCTAAGAGTGCACAAGAAATGTTAAACTTATTACCTAAGCAAGAAAGTAATGCTTTTGTGGAAAGAATACTGGGTCCAATTTTAGACAATCCAAGTCTTCTCAAAACATTAGAAACCTATATGTTCTTACATCAAAATGTAACAGCCGTCGCTTCTGACATGTTTGTTCACCGGAATACTATTAATTATCGCTTGAAAAAGATATCTGAGTTATTAGATGTTAACCTTGATATGCCTGATGTTTTGGTCGATATTCAATTGGCTTTTTTGTTACTTGATTAG
- a CDS encoding amino acid permease has translation MSQQKKATMNADGTIRGLKKKHVQMIAIGGTIGTGLFLGAGNSIAKTGPSILIVYAVLGAFFFMMMRGIGEMLYADPSQHTFVSFISKYVGAGAGYFAGWSYWIGLLFVAMAELTAVSTYVKFWFPSWKTWIIQIIFLFVLTMINLIAVRVFGETEYWFAMIKIIAIVAMIVTGLVLIFTGFKAPASGGHTVASFSNVFSNFSLFPNGASMFFAAFPMVFFAFQGMEFVGITTAETENPREVLPKAINTIIIRILIFYLGAMIIIMSIINWHVIAKTPESSPFVMVFQLAGFKAAATIINFVVLTSAASALNSAIYSAGRHFYQLAEESDSKFMINFREISSNGVPAKAIIFTAILVLISPVINSIPQITSAFSLITSISSNMYIIVYAMTMYAHRKFRESTNFMPDGFLMPGYKWTSPLTLLFFVSIYASLFFQADSRVAAIGAILFTIVFGYLSHRKFSTKNAVTV, from the coding sequence ATGAGTCAACAAAAAAAAGCAACGATGAATGCCGATGGTACCATACGTGGTTTGAAAAAAAAGCACGTACAGATGATTGCCATTGGTGGTACCATTGGTACAGGACTTTTCTTGGGAGCTGGAAACTCTATTGCTAAAACTGGGCCATCAATTTTGATCGTATATGCAGTGCTTGGTGCATTTTTCTTTATGATGATGCGGGGAATTGGTGAAATGCTTTATGCAGACCCTTCCCAACATACATTTGTTTCTTTTATTAGTAAGTATGTTGGTGCTGGAGCCGGATATTTCGCTGGATGGTCCTATTGGATTGGACTACTTTTCGTAGCTATGGCAGAATTAACAGCCGTATCAACTTACGTTAAGTTTTGGTTCCCAAGTTGGAAAACTTGGATAATTCAAATTATCTTTTTGTTTGTTTTAACTATGATTAACCTAATTGCCGTCAGAGTATTTGGTGAAACAGAATACTGGTTTGCCATGATTAAGATCATTGCTATTGTAGCGATGATTGTAACGGGTCTAGTATTAATCTTTACAGGATTTAAGGCACCCGCAAGTGGTGGTCATACTGTCGCTTCATTTAGTAACGTATTCTCAAACTTTTCACTATTTCCAAATGGTGCTTCGATGTTCTTCGCTGCCTTTCCAATGGTATTTTTCGCCTTCCAAGGTATGGAATTCGTCGGTATCACAACAGCTGAAACGGAGAACCCACGTGAAGTTCTACCAAAAGCCATTAACACAATCATTATCCGTATTTTGATTTTCTATTTAGGTGCCATGATTATTATTATGTCAATCATTAATTGGCATGTTATCGCTAAAACACCGGAATCAAGTCCCTTCGTTATGGTGTTCCAATTGGCTGGATTCAAAGCGGCTGCTACAATAATTAACTTTGTCGTACTAACATCCGCTGCTTCAGCCTTAAACTCAGCCATCTATTCTGCAGGACGACACTTTTACCAATTAGCTGAAGAATCAGATTCAAAGTTTATGATTAATTTTCGTGAAATTTCATCAAATGGCGTTCCTGCTAAAGCAATCATATTCACAGCTATCTTAGTGTTAATATCACCTGTTATTAATTCAATACCACAGATTACCAGTGCATTCAGTTTAATTACATCAATCTCATCAAACATGTATATCATTGTTTATGCAATGACAATGTATGCCCATCGTAAATTCCGCGAATCAACTAATTTTATGCCAGATGGCTTCTTGATGCCAGGATACAAGTGGACTAGTCCACTAACATTGCTATTCTTCGTCAGCATTTACGCCAGTTTGTTCTTTCAAGCAGACTCTCGTGTTGCTGCCATCGGCGCAATTTTGTTCACGATAGTATTCGGTTACCTTTCCCACCGCAAGTTTTCTACTAAAAATGCAGTAACCGTGTAA
- a CDS encoding YitT family protein, with product MQKIVHNFMKNQYAGRIGGAVFYGVIVAFAMNYFWHPGHIYSSGFTGFAQLVSTLTGDRIPVALALALVNLPMLAIAWWKLSWRFAIFTTLAVLLSSALIPVFDTTCVLTTDPLINAMFGGALNGMAVGTALRYGVGTGGLDVIGLLVKKHYGFKMGPINLSFNALIMVGAGLTYGWKYALYSIVGVIISSRMIDVFYTRQQQMQVMIITTKPDEMVDSIQNKLRRGVTIIDEARGGYTGRERSVLLTVITQQERFELREAIKEVDEQAFSSTWKIEHTVGRFYEPEL from the coding sequence ATGCAAAAAATTGTTCACAATTTTATGAAAAACCAATACGCAGGTCGTATTGGTGGCGCGGTATTTTATGGTGTAATCGTTGCTTTTGCAATGAATTATTTTTGGCATCCAGGGCATATTTATTCTTCTGGATTCACAGGATTTGCCCAACTTGTTTCAACTTTAACCGGTGATAGAATTCCCGTCGCTTTAGCGCTAGCCTTGGTTAACTTACCAATGTTAGCCATTGCATGGTGGAAGCTGTCGTGGAGATTTGCTATCTTTACGACTTTAGCAGTTTTGCTCAGTTCGGCGTTGATTCCCGTCTTTGATACCACGTGTGTTTTAACAACGGACCCGTTAATAAATGCTATGTTTGGTGGTGCGCTTAATGGTATGGCGGTTGGTACAGCGTTGCGGTATGGCGTCGGAACAGGCGGGTTAGATGTTATCGGTCTCTTAGTTAAGAAGCATTACGGCTTTAAAATGGGACCAATTAATTTATCTTTCAATGCCTTGATTATGGTTGGTGCTGGGCTAACATATGGTTGGAAGTATGCTCTGTACTCAATTGTAGGTGTTATTATTAGTTCACGAATGATAGATGTTTTCTATACACGTCAGCAGCAAATGCAAGTGATGATTATTACTACTAAACCAGATGAAATGGTGGATAGTATTCAAAATAAGCTTCGACGAGGTGTTACCATTATCGACGAGGCGCGTGGTGGTTACACTGGGAGAGAGCGTTCGGTGCTACTAACCGTTATCACGCAGCAAGAACGATTTGAGTTACGAGAAGCGATCAAAGAGGTTGATGAACAAGCTTTCTCTTCCACTTGGAAAATCGAACATACTGTGGGACGTTTCTACGAGCCAGAGTTATAG